The genomic stretch TCAATTTTTGGGAGATTTTGTCCTGTATGTTTTACTAAAATTTTATCTAATTTTTCTTTTAATTTTAAAATATATTCCGCTCTGATTTTAATATCTGACGCTTGCCCCTCAGCTCCGCCCATTATTTGATGGATCATAATGCTTGAATTTGGCAAAGCAAATCTTTTATTTTTAGCGCCAGCAGACAAAAGCAATGCTGCCATTGAAGCAGCGTTTCCAATGCAGATAGTGGAAATATTTGATTTTACGTATTGCATTGTGTCGTAAATCGCCAAGCCGGCAGTTACAGATCCGCCATTACTGTTGATGTAAAGTTTAATATCTTTATTTTTATTTTCACTTTCTAAAAATAGAAGTTGAGCGATGATTGTATTCGCGACAACATCATTAATTACTGAACCCAAAAAAATTATTCTGTCTTTTAAAAGACGTGAATAAATATCATAAGCTCTTTCGCCAAAATGTGTTTTTTCAATAACTGTTGGAATTAAATGCATAAAATAAAAAATTTTTATTTTTTTTCATATTCTCACTATTTAGCTGTTTAGTCAAGTATTTTTATAATAATTAAACAATTTTCCATCCATAAGCTGTTTTTTTGATACATCCGTTTATTGTAAAGCCAGCAGCTTTTTTATGTCCGCCTCCGTTAAAAAAAATTGCGAAATAAGAAAGATTAAT from Patescibacteria group bacterium encodes the following:
- the clpP gene encoding ATP-dependent Clp endopeptidase proteolytic subunit ClpP, yielding MHLIPTVIEKTHFGERAYDIYSRLLKDRIIFLGSVINDVVANTIIAQLLFLESENKNKDIKLYINSNGGSVTAGLAIYDTMQYVKSNISTICIGNAASMAALLLSAGAKNKRFALPNSSIMIHQIMGGAEGQASDIKIRAEYILKLKEKLDKILVKHTGQNLPKIEKDTDRDYYMSSEEALKYGIIDKIVK